The DNA sequence GTTCGGCGACGGGCTGCCCGAGCCGGAGGGCGCCGTCCGCCCGGGGACGCTCCGGTTGCCCGAAGGGCAGCTGATGGAGGACTACCTGCGCGGGTTCCGGCTCGGGCCCGGCACCGACGGGTTCGCGTGGCTGGACTGCGGCAGCGGGGCCGACGGGCTGGAGCGGGACTGGGACCCGGGGCCGGACGGCGCGCACGGGCTGAGCGCGCAGGAACGGGACGCCGTCCGGTTCCGGGTGGCGCAAGGCCTCACCGCCCACCCGGGCAGCGCCCCGAAGGGGTGGCGGCGGTGGGCGGAGGACGCGTTCCACCCGCCGCAGCCGTGGCGCGAGCTGCTGGGTGCGGCGGTCCGCTCGGCGGTGTCCGGTCCCGGCGCGGGCGAGGACTACAGCTACGGCCGACCGTCGCGCCGGTCGGCCGGTCTGCCCGGTGTCGTCCTGCCGAGCCTGCGCCGCCGTCCGCCGCGCGTGTGCGTCGTCGTCGACACCTCCGGGTCGGTGAGCGACGGCGAGCTGGGGAGCGCCCTCGTCGAGATCGCGGCGATCGTGCACGCGGTGGGCGGTCGACGTGACCTCGTCTCGGTGCTGTCGTGCGACGCCGCCGCGCACGTCACCGGTCCGCTGT is a window from the Saccharothrix saharensis genome containing:
- a CDS encoding vWA domain-containing protein encodes the protein MTPEGLDEEKLFAARLHAVRSRPYLATALFALHVVESRRVPTMAVDRHWRCYASPAFVARTPVEELAGVWVHEVSHLLRDHHGRSDRFAAEHGLTGPGERLRMNIAADCEINDDVFGDGLPEPEGAVRPGTLRLPEGQLMEDYLRGFRLGPGTDGFAWLDCGSGADGLERDWDPGPDGAHGLSAQERDAVRFRVAQGLTAHPGSAPKGWRRWAEDAFHPPQPWRELLGAAVRSAVSGPGAGEDYSYGRPSRRSAGLPGVVLPSLRRRPPRVCVVVDTSGSVSDGELGSALVEIAAIVHAVGGRRDLVSVLSCDAAAHVTGPLCRAEGITLVGGGGTDLRSGFAKALRRNPKPDVVVVLTDGQTPWPADRPPCRTVVGLFPRERSYDEDDPNHVPDDPPAWARVVAIG